The Hyperolius riggenbachi isolate aHypRig1 chromosome 3, aHypRig1.pri, whole genome shotgun sequence genome window below encodes:
- the ATG4D gene encoding cysteine protease ATG4D, protein MNSVSPAAAQYGSPNSRRKNVGGRQDQASMGYQGEAQDAEADEVDKLKSKFLTAWNNVKYGWTVKTRTHFSRTSSLYLLGKHYHFRNEDDIDRFQRDFVSRVWLTYRRDFPALEGTQLTTDCGWGCMIRSAQMLLAQALLVHLVNRDWFWSEALNTQVVDMDPIRSSSPSNVGVFTTASSSSFQPSHHRRPQWETLPQRRHLQHPQQELIHRDILRWLSDHPDAPFGLHHMVKLGGSLGKKAGDWYGPSIVAHIMRRALETTSQVPELSVYVSQDCTVYKADVGQLLEPENSLSEKNRGGRAVIILIPVRLGGEHFNPVYKQCIKEFLQMPSCVGIIGGKPKHSLYFIGYQDNHLLYLDPHYCQNYVDTSKVDFPVESFHCTSPRKMSIMKMDPSCTFAFYARNRADFGALCDHLLKVLSSPSAEEKYPVFSISDGQAQEFHACEGTPLSSFALARRKKGTMSKRPSSDEFEFL, encoded by the exons ATGAATTCAGTTTCCCCTGCAGCAGCTCAGTATGGCAGCCCCAACAGTCGACGGAAAAATGTTGGTGGACGTCAGGATCAGGCCAGTATGGGCTACCAAGGAGAGGCCCAAGATGCTGAGGCCGACGAGGTGGATAAGCTAAAGAGCAAATTCCTGACAGCATGGAACAACGTTAAGTATG GTTGGACTGTTAAAACGaggacacatttcagcagaacATCCTCCCTGTACTTGCTGGGGAAACACTACCACTTCAGGAATGAAG ATGACATTGACCGTTTCCAGAGGGATTTTGTGTCTCGGGTTTGGCTCACATACAGACGGGATTTTCCTGCACTGGAGGGGACGCAGCTGACAACAGACTGTGGATGGGGCTGTATGATCAGAAGTGCTCAGATGTTGCTGGCCCAGGCTCTCCTGGTGCATCTAGTGAACCGAG aCTGGTTCTGGTCGGAAGCATTAAATACCCAAGTTGTGGACATGGATCCCATCCGATCGTCTTCTCCTTCCAATGTGGGCGTGTTCACCACGGCATCTTCATCCTCCTTTCAACCAAGCCACCACCGGCGCCCTCAGTGGGAAACCCTCCCCCAAAGGCGCCATCTACAGCACCCTCAGCAAGAGTTGATCCACAGGGACATCCTCCGATGGCTGTCAGACCACCCCGATGCCCCCTTTGGTCTACACCACATGGTGAAGTTGGGGGGTAGTCTCGGGAAGAAGGCTGGCGATTGGTATGGCCCCAGTATTGTGGCTCATATCATGAG GAGAGCACTGGAAACGACCTCACAAGTCCCCGAGCTGTCAGTGTACGTCTCTCAGGATTGTACAG TATACAAGGCGGATGTGGGGCAACTGCTGGAACCTGAGAATTCACTTTCAGAGAAGAACCGCGGGGGACGTGCGGTTATCATCCTTATACCTGTTCGGCTTGGTGGAGAGCACTTTAACCCAGTATATAAGCAATGTATTAAg GAGTTCCTGCAGATGCCCTCATGTGTTGGTATTATTGGCGGGAAACCCAAACACTCACTGTATTTCATTGGCTACCAAG ATAACCACCTGTTATACTTGGATCCACATTACTGCCAGAACTATGTTGACACAAGTAAAGTTGATTTTCCTGTAGAG AGCTTTCACTGCACCTCTCCCAGGAAGATGTCCATTATGAAGATGGATCCCAGCTGCACTTTTGCTTTTTATGCCAGAAATCGGGCAGATTTTGGAGCTCTCTGTGATCATCTTCTAAAG GTACTAAGTTCTCCTTCAGCAGAAGAGAAGTACCCGGTGTTCAGCATCTCAGATGGCCAGGCTCAGGAATTCCACGCATGTGAGGGAACGCCTCTCTCCTCGTTTGCTCTCGCTCGCCGTAAGAAGGGTACAATGAGCAAGAGGCCCAGCTCAGATGAGTTTGAGTTCTTATAG